A stretch of Lactuca sativa cultivar Salinas chromosome 6, Lsat_Salinas_v11, whole genome shotgun sequence DNA encodes these proteins:
- the LOC111894165 gene encoding protein PSK SIMULATOR 1 isoform X1, translating into MNDSSWFTILKTSHKNKGLEAENPMIGILSFEVSRLMCKVANLWHCLTDRHVSRLKEELRYSLGIRTLISDDHSYLIDLALSEIIDNLKGVSISVARLGKKCVDPMYHNLDHVFHNPFEINLKWCGWEYRLKKMEKRVKKMKKFANVMSQLHEELETLSDLETRLKKMQSNGVNQSQLLEFHQKVMWQREEVNGLRDMSPWVRTFDYIVRLLLRSLFTIVERIKVVFGITTEMGRDGCFVRKYSISTLAGASVYPSETSSSRSMSNLRHTPNPQTCYSPIMCARYPSIKSAHIGCTTSRSNPNSIRVKGIFQNDAFDPIKKAKRLSKGQEPTLGDTALALRYANIIIFIENLAMSPRYLRPDAREDLYDMLTTGIKNSLRQKLFLSSKKIDHRVASDWRSSLKRILDWLSPVAHNMIKWYSERNFEKQPMGSKGQVLLVQTLHYADQATSEIAITELLVGLHHVWRFSQEIIDKSLMGSA; encoded by the coding sequence ATGAACGACTCATCTTGGTTTACAATTCTCAAGACTTCACATAAAAACAAGGGATTGGAGGCTGAAAACCCAATGATTGGAATCTTATCATTCGAAGTCTCAAGATTGATGTGTAAAGTAGCAAATTTATGGCACTGCCTAACTGACAGACACGTGTCAAGACTAAAAGAAGAACTCAGATATTCACTTGGCATCCGTACACTTATTTCGGATGATCATTCTTACCTTATTGATCTTGCACTATCAGAAATCATTGATAACCTAAAGGGTGTATCAATCTCAGTGGCTAGGCTTGGAAAGAAGTGTGTGGACCCCATGTATCATAATCTTGACCATGTTTTCCACAACCCATTTGAGATTAATCTCAAATGGTGTGGATGGGAATATAGGttgaagaaaatggagaaaagggttaagaagatgaagaaatttgCTAATGTTATGTCACAGTTGCATGAAGAACTTGAAACATTGTCTGATTTAGAAACCAGACTAAAAAAAATGCAGTCAAACGGTgtcaaccaaagtcaacttcTTGAGTTCCACCAGAAGGTGATGTGGCAACGTGAGGAAGTAAATGGGTTACGTGACATGTCACCATGGGTTCGGACCTTTGACTATATTGTCCGActattgcttagatctcttttcaCAATAGTCGAAAGGATCAAGGTCGTTTTCGGAATTACAACCGAAATGGGAAGAGATGGTTGTTTTGTTCGCAAGTATTCCATTTCTACCCTTGCAGGAGCTTCGGTCTACCCATCTGAAACTTCTTCAAGTAGATCCATGTCAAATCTTAGACATACACCAAATCCTCAAACTTGTTACTCTCCTATCATGTGTGCTAGATACCCATCAATTAAATCGGCTCATATTGGATGCACGACGTCAAGAAGTAACCCTAATTCCATCAGGGTCAAAGGTATTTTTCAAAATGACGCTTTTGACCCTATCAAGAAAGCTAAAAGATTGTCGAAAGGTCAAGAACCGACCCTTGGTGACACTGCTTTAGCTTTACGTTATGCAAATATTATCATATTTATTGAGAATTTAGCGATGTCTCCTCGTTATTTGAGACCCGATGCAAGAGAAGACTTGTATGATATGTTGACCACAGGTATCAAAAACTCATTAAGACAAAAACTTTTTCTTTCCTCAAAAAAAATTGATCATCGTGTTGCATCAGATTGGAGATCATCATTGAAAAGGATTCTTGATTGGTTATCTCCAGTTGCTCATAACATGATAAAATGGTATTCTGAGAGAAATTTTGAGAAGCAACCTATGGGTTCAAAGGGACAAGTGCTTCTTGTTCAGACATTACATTATGCAGATCAAGCAACAAGTGAAATTGCAATTACAGAACTTCTTGTGGGGCTTCATCATGTTTGGAGGTTTAGTCAAGAAATCATTGACAAATCATTAATGGGGTCTGCATGA
- the LOC111894165 gene encoding protein PSK SIMULATOR 1 isoform X2 codes for MNDSSWFTILKTSHKNKGLEAENPMIGILSFEVSRLMCKVANLWHCLTDRHVSRLKEELRYSLGIRTLISDDHSYLIDLALSEIIDNLKGVSISVARLGKKCVDPMYHNLDHVFHNPFEINLKWCGWEYRLKKMEKRVKKMKKFANVMSQLHEELETLSDLETRLKKMQSNGVNQSQLLEFHQKVMWQREEVNGLRDMSPWVRTFDYIVRLLLRSLFTIVERIKVVFGITTEMGRDGCFVRKYSISTLAGASVYPSETSSSRSMSNLRHTPNPQTCYSPIMCARYPSIKSAHIGCTTSRSNPNSIRVKGIFQNDAFDPIKKAKRLSKGQEPTLGDTALALRYANIIIFIENLAMSPRYLRPDAREDLYDMLTTDWRSSLKRILDWLSPVAHNMIKWYSERNFEKQPMGSKGQVLLVQTLHYADQATSEIAITELLVGLHHVWRFSQEIIDKSLMGSA; via the exons ATGAACGACTCATCTTGGTTTACAATTCTCAAGACTTCACATAAAAACAAGGGATTGGAGGCTGAAAACCCAATGATTGGAATCTTATCATTCGAAGTCTCAAGATTGATGTGTAAAGTAGCAAATTTATGGCACTGCCTAACTGACAGACACGTGTCAAGACTAAAAGAAGAACTCAGATATTCACTTGGCATCCGTACACTTATTTCGGATGATCATTCTTACCTTATTGATCTTGCACTATCAGAAATCATTGATAACCTAAAGGGTGTATCAATCTCAGTGGCTAGGCTTGGAAAGAAGTGTGTGGACCCCATGTATCATAATCTTGACCATGTTTTCCACAACCCATTTGAGATTAATCTCAAATGGTGTGGATGGGAATATAGGttgaagaaaatggagaaaagggttaagaagatgaagaaatttgCTAATGTTATGTCACAGTTGCATGAAGAACTTGAAACATTGTCTGATTTAGAAACCAGACTAAAAAAAATGCAGTCAAACGGTgtcaaccaaagtcaacttcTTGAGTTCCACCAGAAGGTGATGTGGCAACGTGAGGAAGTAAATGGGTTACGTGACATGTCACCATGGGTTCGGACCTTTGACTATATTGTCCGActattgcttagatctcttttcaCAATAGTCGAAAGGATCAAGGTCGTTTTCGGAATTACAACCGAAATGGGAAGAGATGGTTGTTTTGTTCGCAAGTATTCCATTTCTACCCTTGCAGGAGCTTCGGTCTACCCATCTGAAACTTCTTCAAGTAGATCCATGTCAAATCTTAGACATACACCAAATCCTCAAACTTGTTACTCTCCTATCATGTGTGCTAGATACCCATCAATTAAATCGGCTCATATTGGATGCACGACGTCAAGAAGTAACCCTAATTCCATCAGGGTCAAAGGTATTTTTCAAAATGACGCTTTTGACCCTATCAAGAAAGCTAAAAGATTGTCGAAAGGTCAAGAACCGACCCTTGGTGACACTGCTTTAGCTTTACGTTATGCAAATATTATCATATTTATTGAGAATTTAGCGATGTCTCCTCGTTATTTGAGACCCGATGCAAGAGAAGACTTGTATGATATGTTGACCACAG ATTGGAGATCATCATTGAAAAGGATTCTTGATTGGTTATCTCCAGTTGCTCATAACATGATAAAATGGTATTCTGAGAGAAATTTTGAGAAGCAACCTATGGGTTCAAAGGGACAAGTGCTTCTTGTTCAGACATTACATTATGCAGATCAAGCAACAAGTGAAATTGCAATTACAGAACTTCTTGTGGGGCTTCATCATGTTTGGAGGTTTAGTCAAGAAATCATTGACAAATCATTAATGGGGTCTGCATGA